A window of Erpetoichthys calabaricus chromosome 12, fErpCal1.3, whole genome shotgun sequence contains these coding sequences:
- the enc3 gene encoding ectodermal-neural cortex 3 → MSVSKHENRKSRSSSGSMNIQLFHKPTHADSMLTHLNLLRKRQQFTDVVLRAGSHSFSCHRAVLASCSRYFEAMFCGGLRESQDPDVNFHDTLHPEVLELLLDYAYSSRIVLNEENAESLLEAADMLQFHDIKDASADFLEKNLHPSNCLGMMLLSDAHQCHRLLELSWRMCLANFATLSKTEDFLSLPKDKLLELLLSEELEVEDESLVYEAAMDWVKYDLDSRRSSLPDLLRCVRLALLPEPFLRKNVASEALVAGHKVGREIVEDAMQCKLKVLQNDDLVTGFCARPRKVSQALLLLGGQTLVCDKVYTIDQVTKEIVPKTDIPSPRKECSVCAIGRKVYMTGGKGSENGASKDVWVYDTLHDEWSKATPMLVARFGHGSAELDYMLYVVGGHTALTGSFPASPSVSLKQVEQYDPQTNKWSLVAPLREGVSNAAVVGAKGKLFVFGGTSISHDRLPKVQCFDPGENRWTVPATCPQPWRYTAAAAVGNHLVVIGGDTEFSASSAYHFNSENFQWVKFGDVVARRISCHAVASGNRLYVVGGYFGAQRCKTLDCYDPVTDSWTSVTTVPYSLIPTAFVSTWKYLSA, encoded by the coding sequence ATGTCTGTAAGCAAACATGAGAACAGGAAGTCCCGCTCCAGCTCGGGCTCCATGAACATTCAGCTGTTTCACAAGCCCACACATGCCGACAGCATGCTGACGCACCTAAACCTGCTGCGTAAGCGGCAGCAATTCACAGATGTGGTACTGCGGGCAGGGAGCCACTCCTTCAGCTGTCATCGGGCGGTGCTGGCCTCATGCAGTCGCTACTTTGAGGCTATGTTTTGTGGTGGCCTCCGCGAGAGCCAGGATCCTGATGTCAACTTTCATGACACACTTCATCCTGAAGTTCTGGAGCTCCTCCTGGACTATGCATATTCGTCCCGCATTGTTTTGAATGAGGAGAATGCAGAGTCCCTGCTGGAGGCTGCAGACATGTTGCAGTTTCACGACATCAAAGATGCTTCTGCAGACTTTCTGGAAAAGAACCTGCACCCCAGCAACTGCTTGGGAATGATGCTCCTTTCTGATGCTCACCAGTGTCATAGGCTCTTGGAGCTGTCCTGGAGAATGTGCCTGGCCAACTTTGCTACTCTGTCTAAGACTGAGGACTTTTTGAGTCTCCCCAAGGACAAGCTGCTGGAACTGCTTCTAAGTGAGGAGCTGGAGGTGGAGGATGAAAGCCTGGTGTATGAGGCTGCCATGGACTGGGTGAAATACGACCTGGACTCTCGGCGCAGCTCTCTCCCCGATCTCTTGCGTTGTGTGAGGCTGGCCTTGCTCCCTGAGCCATTCCTTCGGAAGAATGTGGCATCCGAGGCACTGGTGGCAGGTCACAAGGTGGGCAGAGAAATAGTTGaagatgccatgcagtgtaagtTAAAGGTTTTGCAGAACGACGACCTGGTGACTGGTTTTTGTGCCCGACCCCGCAAAGTCAGTCAGGCCTTATTGCTGCTTGGAGGGCAGACGCTTGTTTGTGACAAAGTGTACACAATCGACCAAGTGACCAAGGAAATTGTGCCCAAGACGGATATCCCTAGCCCTCGCAAAGAATGTAGCGTTTGTGCTATTGGTCGCAAGGTGTATATGACTGGAGGGAAGGGCTCTGAGAATGGTGCATCCAAAGATGTGTGGGTGTATGACACCCTCCATGATGAGTGGTCCAAAGCAACACCGATGTTGGTTGCCAGGTTTGGCCATGGCTCGGCTGAATTAGACTATATGCTGTATGTAGTAGGTGGCCATACAGCACTCACTGGCTCCTTCCCTGCCTCTCCTTCTGTGTCTCTCAAGCAGGTTGAACAGTATGACCCTCAGACTAACAAGTGGTCCCTCGTGGCCCCGCTGCGTGAGGGTGTCAGCAATGCTGCGGTCGTTGGTGCCAAAGGGAAGCTCTTTGTCTTTGGAGGTACCAGCATTAGCCATGACCGACTGCCCAAGGTGCAGTGCTTTGATCCTGGAGAAAACCGGTGGACTGTCCCAGCAACTTGTCCCCAGCCCTGGCGCTACACGGCCGCTGCTGCTGTGGGAAACCATCTTGTGGTGATTGGAGGGGATACTGAATTTTCAGCCAGCTCTGCTTATCATTTCAACAGTGAAAACTTTCAGTGGGTCAAGTTTGGTGATGTTGTGGCCCGGCGAATAAGCTGCCATGCTGTGGCTTCAGGCAACAGACTGTACGTGGTGGGTGGCTACTTTGGTGCTCAAAGATGTAAGACTTTGGATTGTTACGATCCTGTCACAGACTCCTGGACCAGCGTCACCACTGTCCCTTACTCTCTCATTCCAACTGCTTTTGTCAGCACATGGAAGTATCTGTCAGCATAG
- the LOC114662696 gene encoding protein CTLA-2-alpha-like: MASRSTLNPRPRDPSLDNDWKEWKTTHEKQYDTKEEEDFRRIVWEDKLRWIEQHNKEYSEGKHTYTVGMNQFSDLTREELEKVC; this comes from the exons ATGGCCAGCAGATCAACACTGAA CCCACGTCCTAGAGACCCTTCACTGGACAACGACTGGAAGGAATGGAAAACCACTCATGAGAAGCAATACGACACAAAG GAGGAAGAGGACTTCAGACGGATAGTGTGGGAGGACAAACTACGTTGGATTGAGCAGCACAACAAAGAATACTCAGAGGGGAAACACACCTACACTGTGGGCATGAACCAGTTTTCTGATTTG acaaGAGAGGAGTTGGAGAAGGTATGCTAA